AAGAATATTGATTCACTATTCACAGTTCCCAATGTACTGATGCATCTCAGTTAGCCAGATATCACACATGAGAGAAACAATGCAAGTGGGGAAGTAAGGCTAGCTGCACtaggatatatatatactcgGTAGCTGCTGCTGCAACCACTCAAAAGGTTTAAATTACCTTCCACAAATGCATGGTACGGTCACGTCCAACAGTCAATACACGTTCTTTTCTCAAGCTGTCAATTGTTAAAACTTCACTCTGGTGACCAAATAGTGTGCTTATGTAAGTCCTATCTTCTGCATTCCAAATCTTGATAGAACGATCAAATGAGCCAGAGAAGAGCTCTGCAGTACCTTGCCTAAATGTTAAGCAAGAAACAGGTCCTTTATGTCCCGGAAAAGCCTGCATTTAACATTATATGCAAATTGTGTGTTAagcaaatatattaaaagcaGCTTGAATCTTTGGATGCTTCATATCAAGTATATGCACCATCAAATGAATAAAGAAGTTCCCAATAAACATCTAGACTCAACaaagattcaaattttattaaacaaaGTCAGTATGATTATAGCAAGAGAGCATGTTGCAATCTAGCAGCAAAAAATCCAATTCCctcttcgaaaatattttgcaATGTAATTGAATCACACCTGAAGATGCTGGCGTGTGCGAACGTCCCACAGATGAACATGCCGATCAAGGCCTCCAGTAGCTAGATACCGACCATCAGAGCTAACAGCCAATGCTAGAACCTGTTTACTTTGCTTCTTAGCTCGACCTTGCGGGTCCTTCAAACCATGAGCCTTCAAAACTTCATCAGAAGGCCAGAGGTACTTTTCAGTTTTCCCAGTCTCAACATCCCAGTGAACAATGGCACCATCCTTGGAAGCCGAAAATCCTCTAGAGTCGTCCTCAGATAGAGCCACACAAGTCACAGGTTGCCTGTGCtttactaaaaattgaaatcctTGGCTAGTTTCTGGCTTCTGAACCCTAAAATCAATACACAAACCAATCCTAATTCAAACACCTATACAGCAAAACATCAATAACGATCACATGCTAAATTTCTCACATTCGATAAATACAATCCCTAAACCCCAAATTGAGCTCAGTTATGCGTATTTACTTCAACATACCAAATTGAGCTGAAAATGACACAAACCTGGAAGCAAGAGCTCGTCGAACGCGGCCGCTCTCTTCGAGTTGATCCTGCTGCAAAATCTTCGCAATGAGCGTATCCCTCTCGCCTTCCCTCTCCCTCCGCCCTTCACCTTCCTCCTCCGATTCCTCATTTTCCTCTCTTTCCCTCTCCTTCGCCCTGAGCTTCTCGAGAAAGGCGTCGGCCAACCGTTTCCGCTTCTCCGCGGGCGTCTCGTCTATCTCCTCCTCCTTCTCGGAATCGGAATCACCTCCATCTTCGTCACTGCTCTTAATCTCTTCATCGTTCTCGAATTTACGGCGCCGCTTCTGATCCGTAGCTTCAAAAAACGAATCATCGGCGATGGAGGAGAACCGCTTCTTACCGTTAGTTCTGGCCTTGGCCGGATTAGACGGCCTCCTTTTGCCGCCCTTCATAATTTTCTGAGTGTCTGCAACGGAGAGAGCAAGAGGTTTAAGGGATTGTAGGGTTTTTGGGTTgcaatggaaaatgaaatccCAAATTAGGCCCATTTCTTGAATACAGGCCCAATATAGTTTTGtctcaaataaatttaatcaagaatattagtagtactacgtTGATAAATTAGATTTGTTGAGTATTTACCACAAAATTCATCTATCACAAAGAAAAATCACTAAATCGTTATATTAGCAATCGTATGGATGGAATCTGATATTAATCCAGCTCTGAGTTCAATTTCAAGTTTGGTAATTTTATCTCGCTAAACTCGAGtgaatatattcaaatttatttgtttaccAACTTATTAATTCAGCATGCGTATGAACCTTTAATCGACCcaatatatgatttttcaaTCGAAGCTAAGTAACAAGTTGTTTTAAATCAcactttaaatattattaacttTCACAAACTTTTAAGtatttatataagtattaaataaattggacGATGATTTGAGCTTGAGAATTTAGTGGAAAGTCAAGATcgaatagtagtagtaacatAAAAGCTTGAGTCAAGCTTAAATCAAACTCAAACGTTGCGATGCACAAATTATGGTGTGCACGAGCTAATGTCTTTTGATAATAAGACACTATGTAGAAAGTTAATTTATGTTACCATGACGAACCAGAATATCCCGTGATCACCAAATACTTTACGGACAACTGTACATTTGATATACATCCATCTCTCGTTCCaaatgttattgaaattttttaagaGTGTGACCACCGATAATCATGACAAATTCGATCATTATGAGCTAAGCATTTACAACTAAGTTTCATACTAAGAAAGTAGGTGAAAAAAGTTAAGAAATATggatcatacttttatatattattaattttatagtaatactaaaatataagtggaataaattagtggaatgtggggtccattgTCCTATGCCCCAAAATAACTGAGTTGtataagtgagtcatttcactttttagcaaaaaatcatttttcttattttattctctcttcatgcGCCTTTTtagatttcataaaaataattaaattatttaaatatttttactccaccgtcccaaaaaatttgtcacattttttttattttcgtctgtcccacaaaatttgtcacatttcaacTTTTATGATACCTTGTGCCAAGCCACCCGGTGGCTTGGCTGGAGCTTAACCATTACCACTGCCACTATATTCTACTGTCTTATCTTATTATTGAATTGATTTATTCCGCTATCTCTTAGGCATAGAAAATGCATGGTAAATAGGTGAGATGTCATAAGGATAGAATTAGATGTATAAGTGAAAGTGAGATAGACGGGAACTGATatccatttcctttttttttttttttgtatgaatCTACACGCCGATGACCATATATTAATTGgacttcttattttttttctttttaaaaaaaactatatgtATACAGttcgttgaacttcatttcattcgcaccacttgtGTTAACAAGTTTTTCTCTGTctaaatttcatttctgttGAAGATAATAAATGGAGAACGATAGGAACTCCCGCCACGAGCGAGTCACAAACACCGACGTTTCCCGCCGAAGGTGAGGGAAACGCGAGCGCAATGGCGGGGATAACGCCCCAAATGGCGGGGATGATGGGGCCGTACTACAATATGTACCCTGGGATGGGTGGGATGGTGCCCCAGATGCCCGGGGTGAGTGGAGGGATGACAGGGATGATGTCGGGAATGATGCCCAGGGCAGCGGGATGGGGGGGATGATGCCCCGGATGGCAGTGGGGATGGGGGGCATGACACCGGGGATGATGGGGGGAATGATGCAGGGCATGCCTGCCGCTGTTGGGGGAGGGGAGGAGGGAGGTTAGCAGGGGCCCCAATCACCTGGGGACAATGTCTATCGTCCCTATATGGATTTATTGTCTAGTGATTCTCCCCAAAGTACTCCTCAGGAGACTCAGTTCACCGGCATcgagactttctcttttgagTAGTTGGGGCTATCTCCGGTCAGGGAGACTCCCATTGAGGCATGGGCAAGGGACAAGGGCAAAGGCCCTACCTCGTCCTCGCGTGCGGGggccgaggaggaggaggatgtGGAGGAGACGGGAAAGAGTACCGTCTGGAGCATGGCGGAAAACGTCGCGCTGGCGAGGGCCTGGGTCGATGTAGTCGAGGATCCCTACATCAGGGCTAACCAGCATATCGCCAGAATGTGGGTGCGCATTAGTCAAGGTTACCTCCGATTCAAACCGGATGGTGGAAAGCCTCACGGTTCCGAGCAATGCCGGAAACAGTGGGAGCGGTTGAGGCCTAAGCTCAGCCGATTTGCCGGCATCTACCAAAACAACCTCCGCCAAGCAACTAGTGGCATGTCCGAGTAGGATGTGAAGAACCTTTCCATGCAGCGGTACCCCGACAGGGCGTTGAAGTTCCGTGAATTCGAGCATTGGAAGGTCTATCTCGTGGTGAAGAATTCTGCCCAAGTTTTGTGCGGGTGTTGAAGCTGGCTGGCCAAAGCGGACGAAGATCAGCACTTCCGGCGAGTACAGCAGCGTGCCGGTTCGCACGAGCTCCCCGAAGCCGAGGCAGAGATCCCGACCCCTCAAGCGTCTTCCCGCCGCCGTCGTCGCCCGGTTAGGGGAAAGACTGCGCAGCGGATGGCAAGGGGAAGCGCCAGCGGGTCCGATGAGGTCCAATCGGAGGCCACTCCCGAGATCAGCAATCTCGCTCGCGCCCAGCAAATGCATAGCCTGGTACAGACTATGGAAATGTGGCATAACACGACTGATCCGTTATACAAGATGATGTTGAAGGATGTTATCGACACATTGAGACGCGATTTGGGGATGACACCCTTGCCCGATAGTGGCGTCGGGACGACGGCAACGGCACTAGCGACGGCAACGACGCGGAGGACGAGGAGTGAGCCGGGGGTCGCATTTGTTGAAGCTTGgggttgtatttttttttatgactatgtaattttttttatatataattatgtatgtttttttttaatgaagttgtTCCATTTTCTCCGtccgtattcgtgtcgaaaatCTAATTCCGTaaatatgtgaatttttttattgcgggaagtgcGCGCCGAAGTCCTTGGGGATGTCTGTCATTGTGCATTGAAAAGTCCTTATGATGTGACAGTGCAGTGGAAAGTCCTTATAACGTGGCAGGAGGTGTTTTTGAAAATTCCGATGGGAAGTCCAATCGGACATCCGCAGCATTGCGGTTGCACTAATCCCGACTAGAATAAAATAGTTGGGGGAGAAAGTGgaaaatccaattaaaaagGGGGTCAATGTTTGAGTTTTGATATTTCATTCATCTCTCCCAAATCTCTAAACTTTTCAACTACTGATTTCCAGAAATTGCATCTCTGCATACGCTTCTTTGCATTATGCTGGGCGGCTTGTACGGCGACCTTCCACCGCCGTCGTCCAAGGCGGACGACAATTCCACCACCACAAATGTCTGGTCGAGCAGCGCCAAGATGGCGCCGCCCACGCTCCGAAAGCCCTTCGCCCCTCCCCAAACAATCCTCCGACCTAAACCGCCGCACCCCAAGCCGATTCCGCCGCCCCTCTCCAATAAACCCGCCGACGAGAACAGAAACCCTAATCCGACCGCAGCGGCTTTCCAGCCCGCCCTAGTCGGCGTCACCAGCTCCGTCGTGGAGGAGTACGATCCCGCGCGCCCTAACGACTACGAGGAGTACCGCCACGAGCGGAAGCGGAAGCAGGCGGAGGCGGAGCTGAGGAAGGAATTGGAGGAGAGGGAaaggagagagagggagagggaggaCAGGGAGCGGAGGGAGAGGGAAAGGGATCGGGAGAAGGAATTGAGCATATCCGGAGAGGAGGCGTGGCGGAGGAGGGCGGCTTTGAGTGGTGGAGTGCCGAGATCGCCTTCCCCTCCGCCTAATTCCAGTGGGGGAGATAGAGAAGAAGGGTTTCGGATTGGGAAATCTGAGACTGGGGGTTTAGGGCTTGGAGCTGAAGGGAAGATGACTGCGGCGCAGAGAATGATGGCGAAGATGGGGTGGAAGGAAGGGCAGGGGCTGGGGAAGCAGGAGCAGGGAATTACCACACCGTTGATGGCAAAGAAGACC
The genomic region above belongs to Salvia hispanica cultivar TCC Black 2014 chromosome 3, UniMelb_Shisp_WGS_1.0, whole genome shotgun sequence and contains:
- the LOC125215229 gene encoding DNA-damage-repair/toleration protein DRT111, chloroplastic produces the protein MLGGLYGDLPPPSSKADDNSTTTNVWSSSAKMAPPTLRKPFAPPQTILRPKPPHPKPIPPPLSNKPADENRNPNPTAAAFQPALVGVTSSVVEEYDPARPNDYEEYRHERKRKQAEAELRKELEERERREREREDRERRERERDREKELSISGEEAWRRRAALSGGVPRSPSPPPNSSGGDREEGFRIGKSETGGLGLGAEGKMTAAQRMMAKMGWKEGQGLGKQEQGITTPLMAKKTDKRGGVIVNASESSKKVKSVSFSGTPTRVVLLRNMVGPGEVDDDLEGEVAEECTKFGTVTRVLIFEITEPNFPHEEAVRIFIQFERSEQATKALIELDGRFFGGRVVRAGFYDEERFSNNELAPQPGEIPGFF
- the LOC125215137 gene encoding U3 snoRNP-associated protein-like YAOH, with protein sequence MKGGKRRPSNPAKARTNGKKRFSSIADDSFFEATDQKRRRKFENDEEIKSSDEDGGDSDSEKEEEIDETPAEKRKRLADAFLEKLRAKEREREENEESEEEGEGRREREGERDTLIAKILQQDQLEESGRVRRALASRVQKPETSQGFQFLVKHRQPVTCVALSEDDSRGFSASKDGAIVHWDVETGKTEKYLWPSDEVLKAHGLKDPQGRAKKQSKQVLALAVSSDGRYLATGGLDRHVHLWDVRTRQHLQAFPGHKGPVSCLTFRQGTAELFSGSFDRSIKIWNAEDRTYISTLFGHQSEVLTIDSLRKERVLTVGRDRTMHLWKVPEESQLVFRAPASSLECCCFINNDDFLSGSDDGNVELWNVLRKKPVHIVKNAHVSCSENKSDQNNLEGLSNGHKENEVHNSSRNGSAVLSWVSSVAVCRSSDLAASGAGNGLVRLWAIENESKGLRPLFELNLDGFVNSLAFAKSGKFLIAGVAQEPRLGRWGRAASAKNGVALHPLKLS